One Deltaproteobacteria bacterium DNA window includes the following coding sequences:
- a CDS encoding Fic family protein — MDLSIFDHDSAIKQRYLEIEDRAEAAKEAIANSGWAPMKFQDMYDISWIYHENGLEGVVLTYPEIKSAIEKKIVSDVSLLPTYTAIKNQKICIDMMRARAQQKRFIITIPFLKELHGLLVNDPDMAGVYRKDIPIHRTYFHEIAQPVNIPTLLQKALDYLKAKPERDQHPIEFAANVHHRFMRVFPFSQHSGTIGRLCANFVLIRAGYMPIIIHSSDRQHYYEALRGQERDFRLFMAEVMESSLDNAVRFFTDRSMVANLARAAR; from the coding sequence ATGGATCTGAGCATATTCGATCATGACAGCGCAATAAAGCAACGCTATCTTGAGATCGAAGACAGGGCCGAGGCAGCCAAAGAGGCAATCGCTAATAGCGGTTGGGCTCCAATGAAATTTCAGGATATGTATGATATTTCATGGATTTATCATGAAAACGGTCTTGAAGGAGTAGTCCTTACCTATCCTGAAATTAAGAGTGCTATCGAAAAGAAAATTGTCAGCGATGTAAGTCTTCTGCCTACTTATACCGCAATTAAAAACCAAAAAATATGTATCGACATGATGCGGGCAAGGGCGCAACAAAAGCGTTTTATTATTACTATACCATTTTTAAAAGAATTACATGGATTATTGGTAAATGATCCTGATATGGCTGGTGTTTATCGCAAAGATATTCCGATTCACCGAACATATTTTCATGAAATAGCACAGCCAGTCAACATACCAACTTTACTACAAAAAGCGCTCGATTATTTAAAGGCAAAACCAGAACGAGATCAACATCCAATAGAGTTTGCTGCAAATGTCCACCATCGTTTTATGCGAGTATTTCCATTTTCACAACACAGTGGCACGATTGGTCGCTTATGCGCTAATTTTGTTTTAATTCGCGCTGGTTATATGCCAATTATTATTCATTCTTCAGATCGACAGCATTATTATGAAGCACTACGCGGACAAGAGCGTGATTTTCGTCTATTTATGGCGGAAGTTATGGAGAGTTCGTTAGATAATGCTGTGCGTTTCTTTACTGACCGTTCTATGGTCGCAAATTTAGCCCGAGCAGCCCGGTAG